The Coffea arabica cultivar ET-39 chromosome 6e, Coffea Arabica ET-39 HiFi, whole genome shotgun sequence genome contains the following window.
CAACCATACCCAatgcccccaaaaaaaaaaatccacacaCAGTTGACGAGCACAGCCGCACAAAGAGAGCACAGACTGAAACGAGGgaaatttcctttttcaaaaaaaaaaaagaagaaagaagacaaGACAGTGAGTATCATTTGCTCGAAacaacaaatctcgtatcagTGACCCAATAGCCCAAAATTCCAGTTCACTAACAAgataagaaaggaaaaatttgtTCAGAGCTGCGCTCAGCCCGCAATAAGTCCATTCCGCTACTTTAATGCCAGTGGGTAAGAACACATGTAACAAGATTAAGATCTGGgtttctcctttttctctttaaaGAGAGCCAGCAGAGAAACGCCAGATACCTTCACCACCTTGAATCTGACACCAGGGATATCACCCACTGCATGCCCCTTACGTCCAAATCCAGCAATTAACACTTCGTCCTGCAACATATAAGATTCTGGGGTTAACCAAGCCATCCAGGAAATAAGACCACAAAAGAAGAGCATTACAGGTACTACAAGGCTTACATTTTCTTCAATGTAATTTAGACAACCATCATTGGGGACAAAAGCCGCAATCTTCTTTCCATTCTTAATGAGTTGAACCCTAGCGCACTTTCGAATGGCAGAGTTTGGCTGCTTAGCCTCAATACCTCTGCACATGTCAAACAACTTCTTAAACTTAGATACCAGGCGACAAAGTATTGAAGTCCTAATCATGAACCAAAGGAATATATGCAAGGAAACACATCTCACATTTTCTCAAGGACAATGCCCTTTGCATGGGATGAACCAGCAAATGGTTTTTTCCATTCGTTTCCGAGATGTGACTTCTTATAGGACTTATCAGCCCACCTTTGCCTCCTACGGTGGGACTTCAGCTTGCGCCCGGCTCCCATACCTCGTGTCTTCCTGTAAAACAATTTACAAGGTAGTATGTCAACCCGTTCATCGAGGTTCACAAAACCCAGAAAATCCACCAATCAACCAGGGTTTATGAACCAGTCACAAAACCTCAAAAAGGGCAAAGCATAGGAAAAAATAATTGACAAACACAATGGGTTTGATTAACCACCCAAGCAAATGTCTCTTGGAATTGGCGGTAAAAACAATGCTTCCAGATTTTATCAAAATGCAATCTAATCCCAATCCTACAGAAATGGTGCAACATATCAAATGGGCCAAACCTCGCCTTATGACAACATGTTACAACATTATCATTCGAAGGTACTGAACTCTTTCAATAATTCTTCCAAATGTCCGAAAGGGAAAAAGTTTTAAGATTACACCAACGGTACATATCTATTGAACCAAAAGAATACAAGCTAAAACACATT
Protein-coding sequences here:
- the LOC113697341 gene encoding small ribosomal subunit protein uS12; protein product: MGKTRGMGAGRKLKSHRRRQRWADKSYKKSHLGNEWKKPFAGSSHAKGIVLEKIGIEAKQPNSAIRKCARVQLIKNGKKIAAFVPNDGCLNYIEENDEVLIAGFGRKGHAVGDIPGVRFKVVKVSGVSLLALFKEKKEKPRS